In Tepidamorphus gemmatus, the sequence GCTCACCACCTGATCCATGACCTGGCCGAGCTTGGCGATGTCGCGGACGCGGACGCTGACCGTGTTGCTGACGGTATAGCCGATGATGCGCGGCGTCTCGCTCTCCTCGCGGCCGTCGTTGCGCGGATAGCGGTAGCGCGGGGTGACCGATATGCCGGCAGTCTGGATGTCGCGGGCCTCGATACCCGCCTCCCTGATCGCGGCGGTCACCCGGGCCATGGCGGCGTTGTTGGCGTCGAGCGCCTCGCGCGCGGTCTTGGCTTCGGTGACGACGCCCGAGGAGATCACCGCCTCGTCGGGGATGATGGCGATCTCGCCGGTCCCGGTCAGACTGATGGTGGCTGGGCGTTGGCGGGGACTGTTGTCGTCGGCGCGGGCGGGCAGGGCCATGAGAGCAATCAGCGCGAGGCCGCCGGCAACCAGGCTGGCCCGCAGTACGATCGGGAGATGCATCGCATCATTCCGTTTCAGCTTCGGATGGCAGCGAGGATCACCACGCAAATGCGTCGGCAATGCGGCCGGCCCCGGCCCGGCAAGACCGTGGCAGCCGACCGACCGGCTCGGCGGCACGTCGGTGCGCCACAGTTGCAGAGGTCCCTTGCTCTTGCGATAAGGACGCCCGCGCCCGCGCGCCGGGCCCGTAGCTCAATGGTCAGAGCCGGCCGCTCATAACGGTCTGGTTGCAGGTTCGAGTCCTGCCGGGCCCACCACCCTTCGAGCTTGACTCGTCGGCGCCGGCTGTCCGCGTTGGTGACGGTATGCAGGGTCGGGCCATGTCCCGACGAAGTGGCGGATGCAGCGGCTATGGATTCGGGCTAAGACGTCGCCATGCAGCTGCGCCATCTGCGCTATTTCATCGCTCTAGGACGTATCGGCCATTTCGGCCGGGCGGCCGAGGCCTGCAATGTCACCCAGTCGACACTCTCCGCCGCGATCCGCCAGCTCGAGCTCGAGATCGGCGCGCCGCTGATCGAACGGGACAAGCGCTTCAAGGGGCTGACGGCGGAAGGCAAGGTGCTGCTCGCCTGGGCAGCCCGGGTCGTGGCCGAACGCGAGGCTCTTGATCAGCAGATCGGGCTGCTGCGTGGGGAACTGTCGGGCGAACTCTCGATCGGCGTCGTACCGACGGCCCTGCCGACGATCGGGCTGGTGACAACGCCGCTCGCCGAGGCCCATCCCAACGTCACATTGCGCATCCTGTCGCGCAGCTCCAACGAGATCCAGCAGATGCTCGACGATTTCATGCTCGACGTCGGCATCACCTATCTCGACAACGAGCCTCTGCATGGGGTGGACGTCTTTCCGCTCTATGCCGAGCACTATATCCTGCTGACGCCGCAGGACGGGCCGTTCCGCGGCCGCCGATCGGTCTCCTGGCGCGAGGCGGCGGATACGCCGCTGTGCCTGCTGACCAGCGACATGCAGAACCGGCGCATCCTCAATGCGATCTTCGCCAGCGTCGGTCGCGTCCCCAATGCTCACGCCGAGACAAATTCGGTGATGACGTTGTGCTCGCACATCCGTGCAGGCGTCTGGTCGAGCGTGCTGCCGCACAACTTTCTGTGGGTATTCGGCACGCCACCCGGCATGATCGCGCTGCCGCTGGTGGAGCCGGAGCGGACGTTCACCATCGGCGTCGTCGTCAGGCGGCAGGATCCGGTCGCGCCGCTGGTCGATGCCTTCGTCAAGGCTGCGCTCGCCTCCGATATCGAGGCGCGGATCAGGTCCGACCCATCCTGATCGAATGATCCGATTACGATATCAGATTATATCGTTTGTTCTCGATGACGCTGTGGCGGATACTCGCCCCTGTAACGTCACGACATGGTCCCCCGATGTCGGAATTGGATGCTGCCGAGGTCCGCGAGATCGCAGAGGCGCTGCGGTCACTTGACGGCGCACTGCTGCCGATCCTGCACGCGATCAACGACCGGTTCGGCTATGTCGACGAAGCGGCCGTCCCGATCATAGCCGATGTCCTCAACCTGTCGCGGGCCGAGGTGCACGGCGTGCTGACGTTCTACCACGATTTTCGCCGAGAGCCGGCGAAGCGCCATATCGTCCGGCTGTGTCGGGCCGAGGCATGCCAGTCATTGGGCGCCGACCGCCTTGCCGAGGAGCTCGACGCAGCGCTCGGCACGGGCACCGACGCGACGGTCGAGACCGTCTATTGCCTCGGCAATTGTGCGCTGTCGCCGGCGGCGCTGGTCGACGGCAAGCTCTACGGCCGGGTCACGACGGACTCCGTGCTTGCGCTGGTGCGTAGATGACCATCCGGTGTGTCTACATCCCCGCAGATGCGGCGGCGCTCTCCGTCGGTGCGGGCGACGTTGCCCGGGCGGTCGAGGCCGAGGTAGCCGCCGGCCGGGCCGATGTTAGTATCGTGCGGACGGGCTCGCGCGGACTGTTCTGGCTGGAACCGCTGCTCGAGATCGAGACGCCCGAAGGTCGGCTTGGATTTGGACCGGTTACCGCCGAGGACGTGACCGGCATTCTCGCTGCCGGTGCGGATCATCCGCTGTGCGTTGGCCTCGTGGAGGAAATCCCCTGGCTGAAGAGCCAGCAGCGGGTGACCTTCGCCCGCTGTGGCGTCATCGACCCGCTGTCGCTGTCCGACTACGAGGCGCATGGCGGCCTGAAGGGTCTGCGACGGGCGCTCGACATGGCGCCCGATGACATCGTTGCTGCAGTGACGGCGTCAGGCCTGCGCGGCCGTGGCGGGGCTGGATTCCCGACCGGCATCAAGTGGCGCACGGTCGCGGGCGCGACCGCCGATCGCAAGTACGTCGTCTGCAACGCGGACGAGGGCGATAGCGGCACCTTCGCCGACCGGATGCTGATGGAAGGCGATCCGTTCCTGCTGATCGAGGGCATGGTGATCGCCGGGCTCGCCGTCGGCGCGACGAAGGGATTCGTCTATGTCCGCTCCGAGTATCCGCACGCCTTTCGCAAGCTTCGCAAGGCGATCGGAATTGCGCAGGCGGCCGGAATGCTCGGCCGCAACATCCTCGGCAGCGGCCGCCGCTTCGATCTCGAGGCGCGACTCGGGGCGGGCGCCTATATCTGCGGCGAGGAGACCTCGCTGCTCGAGAGCCTGGAAGGCAAGCGCGGGCAGGTCCGCCCCAAGCCGCCGCTGCCCGCGCTGCACGGGCTGTTCGGGAGACCGACGGTCGTCAACAACGTGCTGTCGCTAGCCGCCGTCCCCACGATCCTCGCCGAGGGCGCGGAGTACTATCGCGATCTCGGCGTTGGCCGCTCGCGCGGCACCATGCCGATCCAGCTCGCCGGAAACGTCCGGCGCGGCGGCTTGATCGAGCGCGCGTTCGGCCTGACACTGCGGGAGATCGTCGAGGACTATGGCGGCGGTACGCGCACAGGGCGCCCAGTCAGGGCGGTACAGGTCGGCGGGCCGCTCGGCGCCTATTGGCCGACGAGTCTGTTCGACACACCGTTCGATTACGAGGCGTTCGCGAGCCGCGGTGGCATGATCGGGCATGGCGGCGTCGTGGTGTTTGACGACAGCGTCGACCTGTTGCGTCAGGCACGCTTCGCTTTCGCGTTCTGCGCCTTCGAATCCTGCGGCAAGTGCACGCCCTGCCGCATCGGCTCGACCCGAGGAGTCGAGACGATGGACAGGATCGCCCGCGGCGACCGGGTTGCCGACAATCTCGCGCTGGTGCGTGACCTTTGCGAGGTGCTGCGCGACGGATCGCTGTGCGCGCTCGGCGGGCTAACACATGTGCCGGTGCTGAGCGCCCTCGACCATTTCCC encodes:
- a CDS encoding formate dehydrogenase beta subunit — encoded protein: MTIRCVYIPADAAALSVGAGDVARAVEAEVAAGRADVSIVRTGSRGLFWLEPLLEIETPEGRLGFGPVTAEDVTGILAAGADHPLCVGLVEEIPWLKSQQRVTFARCGVIDPLSLSDYEAHGGLKGLRRALDMAPDDIVAAVTASGLRGRGGAGFPTGIKWRTVAGATADRKYVVCNADEGDSGTFADRMLMEGDPFLLIEGMVIAGLAVGATKGFVYVRSEYPHAFRKLRKAIGIAQAAGMLGRNILGSGRRFDLEARLGAGAYICGEETSLLESLEGKRGQVRPKPPLPALHGLFGRPTVVNNVLSLAAVPTILAEGAEYYRDLGVGRSRGTMPIQLAGNVRRGGLIERAFGLTLREIVEDYGGGTRTGRPVRAVQVGGPLGAYWPTSLFDTPFDYEAFASRGGMIGHGGVVVFDDSVDLLRQARFAFAFCAFESCGKCTPCRIGSTRGVETMDRIARGDRVADNLALVRDLCEVLRDGSLCALGGLTHVPVLSALDHFPEDFDRQPAVAAE
- a CDS encoding NAD(P)H-dependent oxidoreductase subunit E, whose translation is MSELDAAEVREIAEALRSLDGALLPILHAINDRFGYVDEAAVPIIADVLNLSRAEVHGVLTFYHDFRREPAKRHIVRLCRAEACQSLGADRLAEELDAALGTGTDATVETVYCLGNCALSPAALVDGKLYGRVTTDSVLALVRR
- a CDS encoding LysR family transcriptional regulator, which translates into the protein MQLRHLRYFIALGRIGHFGRAAEACNVTQSTLSAAIRQLELEIGAPLIERDKRFKGLTAEGKVLLAWAARVVAEREALDQQIGLLRGELSGELSIGVVPTALPTIGLVTTPLAEAHPNVTLRILSRSSNEIQQMLDDFMLDVGITYLDNEPLHGVDVFPLYAEHYILLTPQDGPFRGRRSVSWREAADTPLCLLTSDMQNRRILNAIFASVGRVPNAHAETNSVMTLCSHIRAGVWSSVLPHNFLWVFGTPPGMIALPLVEPERTFTIGVVVRRQDPVAPLVDAFVKAALASDIEARIRSDPS
- a CDS encoding SIMPL domain-containing protein produces the protein MHLPIVLRASLVAGGLALIALMALPARADDNSPRQRPATISLTGTGEIAIIPDEAVISSGVVTEAKTAREALDANNAAMARVTAAIREAGIEARDIQTAGISVTPRYRYPRNDGREESETPRIIGYTVSNTVSVRVRDIAKLGQVMDQVVSVGANRIDGISFVVSDADARLDEARGAAVRDARRKAELYAEAAGVKLGRLVSISEGGGFVPPQPKAEMMMARADATSVPVEIGEERLSIQVNMTWELDQ